From the genome of Candidatus Babeliales bacterium, one region includes:
- a CDS encoding EndoU domain-containing protein: protein SMNGNFCEGTVVYHQLPRNVLYALNEMGFDPEAYRVCAGNELQQLNHKELMALVHAVADMRYQHNGNAMIQDTTAHILTTADRARLHNEHGDLNKTNILLEICSYAHKALDWHIIAMKEVGRYSVRQLAEIAQQHGIIADTAFVEQWEHAVVEGIDFLGQGAHGPFDSVERLAYAITHPQEVLEATGNIIARTMRVLAIQAEIEDTWVPGVVPDIESIAAFYRQELEPLHKTLVHLSQMNSKQWFRFLTSLGCDMKLYSSGGRFMKTTGTHIRQSFFRHIAPIIEAVEEEQLAQKIFEVASEMETVAPGYWGYDPKYQKPTPFTYKSLKLFRKIQNTLELMAMPNAEVAALNNLSGKMGRPLGERVIRHILEPEIRMGGRYNGGHFYQSALVLEDLGIIKLTNKMVDKQGVIMADILEVRTGTLSHGKTFFPESWTREQCLEAIQNVQSKLASRVKKFPTDRVMTSYGIEIEVAHNGETLFTAYPRFNKG, encoded by the coding sequence ATCAATGAACGGTAATTTTTGTGAAGGAACGGTGGTCTATCATCAACTCCCACGAAATGTCTTATACGCGCTCAATGAAATGGGATTTGACCCAGAGGCATACCGTGTATGTGCTGGCAACGAACTACAACAACTCAATCATAAAGAGCTCATGGCGCTTGTACACGCCGTTGCAGATATGCGCTACCAACATAATGGCAATGCCATGATCCAAGATACAACGGCCCATATTCTCACCACCGCAGATCGAGCTCGACTCCATAATGAACACGGTGATCTCAACAAAACCAATATTCTCCTAGAAATATGTTCGTATGCACACAAAGCCCTCGATTGGCATATTATCGCCATGAAAGAAGTGGGTCGTTATTCAGTAAGACAACTTGCAGAGATTGCTCAACAACACGGCATCATTGCTGATACTGCATTTGTTGAACAATGGGAGCACGCCGTTGTAGAAGGCATAGACTTTCTAGGACAGGGAGCACACGGGCCTTTCGACTCTGTAGAGCGACTTGCCTATGCCATAACACACCCACAAGAAGTCTTGGAAGCTACTGGTAATATCATCGCGCGCACCATGAGGGTATTAGCTATACAGGCCGAAATAGAAGACACCTGGGTCCCTGGAGTCGTACCAGACATCGAATCAATTGCAGCGTTTTACAGACAAGAGTTGGAGCCGCTCCATAAGACACTCGTACACCTCTCACAGATGAACTCAAAACAATGGTTCCGGTTCCTTACGTCACTTGGATGTGACATGAAACTCTATAGTTCAGGGGGGCGCTTTATGAAAACAACAGGAACTCATATACGACAATCTTTTTTCAGACACATTGCTCCCATCATAGAAGCTGTAGAAGAAGAGCAGCTCGCACAAAAAATATTCGAAGTTGCGTCAGAAATGGAAACCGTTGCACCTGGATATTGGGGTTACGATCCAAAATATCAAAAGCCAACACCGTTCACATATAAATCTCTAAAGTTATTTCGCAAAATTCAAAACACACTAGAACTAATGGCCATGCCCAATGCGGAAGTAGCCGCCTTGAATAATTTATCAGGCAAAATGGGACGACCTCTTGGAGAAAGAGTTATACGCCACATCCTTGAACCCGAAATTCGCATGGGAGGCAGATATAATGGTGGCCACTTTTATCAATCTGCTCTAGTGTTAGAGGACTTAGGCATCATAAAACTGACAAATAAAATGGTTGATAAACAGGGCGTCATCATGGCAGATATTTTGGAAGTCAGGACTGGAACTTTATCTCATGGGAAGACATTCTTCCCTGAATCTTGGACTCGTGAGCAATGTCTAGAGGCAATACAGAACGTGCAAAGCAAACTTGCATCTCGTGTCAAAAAATTTCCTACAGACAGAGTCATGACCTCCTATGGAATCGAAATCGAAGTCGCACATAATGGTGAAACACTTTTCACAGCATATCCGCGTTTCAATAAAGGATAA